A DNA window from Acidobacteriota bacterium contains the following coding sequences:
- a CDS encoding leucine--tRNA ligase: MDEKYFAKKVEQKWQKIWADSGAFHTEIDDTRPKFYALEMLPYPSGNLHMGHVRNYSAGDALAWYKRLRGFNVLHPIGWDSFGQPAEDAAVKRGVNPRDWTEANIDTMRGQLQRLGVSYDWRRQMYAHRPEYYKFDQWFFLKMYEMGLAYKKQTQVNWCSTDQATLSNEQASGGICWRCGNPVTKKDLEQWFLKTTAYTDQLLDDMAEIEAGWPASVLKRQSDWMGRSEGAFVDFEVKASGEDLFVCPIVDGITSASDLGKHRVRVFTTRIDTIYGVNALVLAAEHPIIQANIDNFSAEVASKVAFIRAENAKPQDHEAEIEKDGIDTGLKAINPFSGEEIPVWVGNYVMMNYGTGAVMSVPAHDERDFEFAKKFGLHIRQVISEPHMVHEHNTMQALALEQAMPMYGILVHSDYWNGKTSEEAKVEMTAWAVKHHFGEAATTYRLRDWGISRQRFWGSPIPIIYCDDCGVVPEKFENLPVELPETAPFTGTGESPLAKVPEFYETTCPKCDGPAKRETDTMDTFVDSSWYFFRYTDPTNEVLPFDPAMAAYWAPVDQYIGGDDHAVMHLIYARFWSKVMRDMGLVTFNEPVTRLLTQGMVVGETFFDDESGKRVYHQPAEVTVTRDAKGKMAGAVSKDGKALKYAIERMSKSKGNGVDPDEMVEIYGADAARLFVMFAAPIENELVWHEAGIEGGVRFLQRVWRLVYKWREALSVPLSAQNEVLDAVAEGTGPARKLRQKTHQTIQRVGDSFEVLQFNTPVAALMELSNAIGDIGIDPLNATEADVFAVREAMTALTLMLTPFAPHTAEELYSVLVSNENGMLANGARFPEFNAELAKADEIEFPVQVNGKLRSRIVTSPETPDGELERLAFADEKIREFTDGKTVVKVIIVPKRLVNIVVR; this comes from the coding sequence ATGGACGAGAAATATTTCGCGAAAAAAGTAGAGCAAAAATGGCAGAAGATCTGGGCCGATTCCGGTGCTTTTCACACCGAGATCGACGATACCCGGCCAAAATTTTACGCACTTGAGATGCTGCCGTACCCGTCAGGCAACCTGCACATGGGCCACGTGCGAAATTATTCTGCCGGCGATGCTCTGGCCTGGTACAAACGGCTTCGCGGCTTCAACGTCCTGCATCCGATCGGCTGGGATTCGTTTGGGCAGCCCGCCGAAGATGCGGCGGTCAAACGCGGCGTCAATCCTCGTGACTGGACCGAGGCGAATATCGACACGATGCGCGGCCAACTTCAGCGGCTCGGTGTCAGCTACGACTGGCGTCGGCAGATGTACGCTCACCGGCCTGAGTATTATAAATTCGACCAGTGGTTCTTCCTGAAAATGTACGAAATGGGCCTCGCGTACAAAAAGCAGACGCAGGTCAATTGGTGCTCGACCGATCAGGCAACGCTCTCGAACGAACAAGCTAGCGGCGGCATCTGCTGGCGTTGCGGCAACCCGGTCACGAAGAAAGACCTCGAACAGTGGTTCCTGAAAACCACCGCCTACACCGACCAACTCCTCGACGACATGGCCGAGATCGAAGCCGGTTGGCCGGCGAGCGTCCTGAAACGACAGAGCGACTGGATGGGCCGTTCTGAAGGTGCGTTCGTCGATTTTGAGGTCAAGGCGTCGGGCGAAGATCTGTTCGTCTGCCCGATAGTCGATGGCATCACAAGCGCAAGCGATCTCGGCAAACATCGCGTCCGGGTTTTCACCACCCGCATCGACACGATCTACGGAGTAAATGCCTTGGTTCTAGCTGCGGAACACCCGATAATTCAAGCGAATATCGATAATTTCTCTGCCGAGGTCGCGAGCAAGGTCGCATTCATCCGTGCCGAGAATGCCAAACCGCAGGACCACGAAGCCGAGATCGAAAAAGACGGCATCGACACTGGTCTGAAGGCGATAAACCCATTCAGCGGTGAGGAGATCCCGGTTTGGGTTGGCAATTACGTAATGATGAATTACGGTACCGGAGCCGTAATGAGCGTTCCGGCTCACGATGAGCGGGATTTTGAGTTCGCCAAGAAATTTGGCCTGCACATTCGCCAGGTCATCTCGGAACCGCACATGGTTCACGAGCACAACACGATGCAGGCACTCGCTCTCGAACAGGCGATGCCGATGTACGGCATTCTGGTTCACTCCGATTACTGGAACGGTAAAACGAGCGAGGAAGCCAAGGTCGAGATGACCGCGTGGGCAGTAAAACATCACTTCGGCGAGGCCGCGACGACGTATCGCCTGCGTGATTGGGGCATTTCACGCCAGAGATTCTGGGGCTCGCCGATACCGATCATCTATTGCGACGATTGCGGCGTCGTGCCGGAGAAATTCGAAAATCTGCCGGTCGAGCTGCCGGAAACTGCCCCGTTCACCGGAACCGGCGAATCGCCGCTCGCAAAGGTGCCTGAGTTTTACGAAACAACCTGCCCAAAGTGCGACGGCCCGGCAAAACGCGAAACCGATACGATGGATACATTTGTCGATTCGTCGTGGTATTTCTTCCGCTACACCGATCCAACGAATGAGGTTTTGCCTTTCGATCCGGCCATGGCAGCGTATTGGGCGCCGGTCGATCAGTACATCGGGGGCGACGATCACGCGGTGATGCACCTGATCTACGCACGGTTTTGGTCGAAAGTGATGCGCGACATGGGCCTCGTGACATTCAACGAGCCGGTCACGCGTCTGCTAACACAGGGAATGGTCGTGGGCGAGACGTTCTTTGATGACGAAAGTGGAAAGCGCGTCTACCACCAACCTGCCGAAGTCACCGTAACCCGCGATGCCAAAGGCAAAATGGCCGGAGCCGTTTCGAAAGACGGAAAAGCCTTGAAATACGCGATCGAGCGAATGTCCAAATCGAAAGGCAACGGCGTCGATCCGGACGAAATGGTCGAGATCTACGGTGCCGATGCGGCACGGCTTTTCGTGATGTTCGCCGCCCCGATCGAGAACGAACTCGTCTGGCACGAAGCCGGTATCGAGGGCGGGGTCAGATTCCTGCAGCGTGTCTGGCGGCTTGTTTACAAATGGCGTGAAGCGTTGTCAGTTCCGCTTTCGGCTCAAAACGAAGTCCTCGACGCCGTTGCCGAAGGCACCGGCCCGGCCCGAAAGCTGCGCCAGAAAACGCACCAGACGATCCAGCGGGTCGGTGACAGCTTTGAGGTCCTGCAATTCAACACGCCGGTCGCCGCATTGATGGAACTTTCGAATGCTATCGGCGACATCGGCATCGATCCGCTGAACGCGACCGAAGCTGACGTTTTTGCCGTCCGCGAAGCAATGACCGCCCTGACACTGATGCTCACGCCTTTCGCACCGCATACGGCTGAGGAACTCTATTCGGTTCTGGTCAGCAATGAGAACGGAATGCTTGCAAACGGAGCAAGATTCCCCGAATTTAACGCCGAACTGGCAAAGGCAGACGAGATCGAATTCCCCGTTCAGGTCAATGGCAAACTCCGCTCGCGCATCGTCACCTCGCCCGAAACGCCCGATGGTGAACTTGAACGCCTGGCCTTCGCCGACGAAAAGATCCGCGAATTCACCGACGGAAAAACGGTCGTAAAGGTTATCATCGTGCCGAAGCGACTTGTGAATATCGTTGTTCGGTAG